One Micromonospora sp. WMMD1120 genomic region harbors:
- a CDS encoding metallopeptidase TldD-related protein yields the protein MSESSELELAGQVVELVRRLGGPGAQAEAVVTRADLALTRFANSAIHQNVSESTAGVRLLVHVDGRTAAGSGSVLTAGGLTSVVERTLAAARLAPPDAGWPGLTPPTPTPDAPPVDEATAYAEPDQRADRVAAFVAAAGGLSTAGYCRTAHRSSAFANSAGHTAYGRSAEAAMDGIARHDGADGVARHHAERLSDLDGAELGARAAAKAQAAADPVELPPGHYEVVFEPAAVADLLQNLSWYGFNGKRYAERQSFAEPGAAQFDRAVTVVDDPLGASGLPFDAEGTARGALTLVEAGTTRAVAHDRRTAAEVGAESTGHAVAGGATWGPMARNLRLSGAAAGPASATGRSTTGTAAGAVVDADTAALVAGVRRGLLVSDLWYTRVLDPKSLVVTGLTRNGVWLIEDGTVVRAVRDLRFTESYPRALGPGAVLGLGARPVRQPDRVDGAWWAAPSLRLASWHFTGGASG from the coding sequence GTGAGTGAGTCGAGCGAGCTGGAGCTGGCGGGGCAGGTCGTCGAGCTGGTGCGCCGGCTCGGCGGGCCGGGCGCGCAGGCCGAGGCGGTGGTGACCCGGGCGGACCTGGCGCTCACCCGGTTCGCGAACTCGGCCATCCACCAGAACGTCTCCGAGTCCACGGCCGGGGTCCGGCTGCTGGTGCACGTCGACGGTCGGACGGCCGCCGGCAGCGGCAGCGTGCTCACCGCCGGAGGGCTGACGTCGGTGGTGGAGCGCACCCTGGCCGCGGCGCGACTCGCTCCGCCCGACGCGGGCTGGCCGGGGCTGACCCCGCCGACGCCCACGCCGGACGCGCCGCCCGTCGACGAGGCCACCGCGTACGCCGAGCCCGACCAGCGGGCCGACCGGGTCGCGGCGTTCGTGGCCGCCGCCGGTGGTTTGAGCACCGCCGGCTACTGCCGTACCGCGCACCGCTCGTCGGCGTTCGCGAACTCGGCCGGGCACACGGCGTACGGCCGCTCGGCCGAGGCGGCGATGGACGGCATCGCCCGCCACGACGGCGCGGACGGGGTGGCCCGCCACCACGCCGAGCGCCTGTCCGACCTCGACGGCGCCGAGCTGGGCGCGCGGGCGGCGGCGAAGGCGCAGGCCGCGGCCGACCCGGTCGAGTTGCCGCCGGGACACTACGAGGTGGTGTTCGAGCCGGCCGCCGTGGCGGACCTCCTGCAGAACCTGTCCTGGTACGGCTTCAACGGCAAGCGGTACGCCGAGCGGCAGTCCTTCGCCGAGCCGGGGGCGGCCCAGTTCGACAGGGCGGTGACCGTCGTGGACGATCCGCTGGGCGCGTCCGGGCTGCCGTTCGACGCGGAGGGCACCGCCCGAGGGGCGCTGACCCTGGTCGAGGCGGGCACCACCCGCGCGGTGGCGCACGACCGGCGGACCGCCGCCGAGGTGGGAGCGGAGTCCACCGGGCACGCGGTGGCCGGCGGCGCCACCTGGGGTCCGATGGCGCGCAACCTGCGGCTGTCCGGGGCGGCGGCGGGGCCGGCCAGCGCGACGGGCCGCAGCACCACCGGCACGGCGGCCGGCGCGGTGGTCGACGCGGACACGGCCGCGCTGGTCGCCGGGGTCCGCCGAGGACTGTTGGTCAGCGACCTGTGGTACACGCGGGTGCTCGACCCGAAGAGCCTCGTCGTCACCGGGCTGACCCGCAACGGCGTCTGGCTGATCGAGGACGGGACCGTCGTGCGGGCGGTCCGGGACCTGCGGTTCACCGAGTCGTACCCGCGGGCGCTGGGGCCGGGCGCGGTGCTCGGGCTGGGCGCGCGGCCGGTACGCCAACCGGATCGGGTGGACGGCGCGTGGTGGGCGGCGCCCTCGCTGCGACTCGCCTCGTGGCACTTCACCGGCGGTGCCTCCGGCTGA
- a CDS encoding TldD/PmbA family protein encodes MTEFDAASAAVQAALDAGARYADARVMHRRYESMTARNGDVEELTQDESIGLGVRALVGASWGFHAVPDLSDAAAREAGRRATRTAMASARVPGPPVDLVAAEPVTASWASGCQVDPLGVPLSDKGDLLVAATRTMVEHGADLAEGLYQIWDTAKWFVSSEGHRIDQRIRECGGGISATSIGASETQRRSWPSYRGQYGTTGWELVESLDLAAHAAQIAEESRALLTAPVCPSGETDLILGGEQLALQIHESVGHAIELDRILGWEAAFAGTSWLDLAQLGALRYGSELMNITIDPTIPGALGSFGFDDEGSPAVKRDAVRDGRWVGVLAGRDSAAMANLDYGGSVRADGWARLPMVRMTNVGLEPGPHTLDEIIAATDDGVLMDINRSWSIDDKRLNFQFGCEIGWEIKKGRRGRMLRNPTYTGIGPLFWRSMDMLSNETVPWGTPNCGKGQPGQIGHTGHPAAPARFRNVRVGVSA; translated from the coding sequence ATGACCGAGTTCGACGCGGCCAGCGCCGCCGTCCAGGCCGCCCTCGACGCCGGCGCACGGTATGCCGACGCGCGGGTGATGCACCGCCGCTACGAGTCGATGACGGCGCGCAACGGTGACGTCGAGGAGTTGACCCAGGACGAGAGCATCGGGCTGGGCGTCCGGGCGTTGGTCGGGGCGAGTTGGGGCTTCCACGCCGTACCCGATCTGTCGGACGCCGCCGCGCGCGAGGCCGGCCGGCGCGCGACGCGGACGGCCATGGCGAGCGCGCGGGTGCCCGGTCCCCCTGTCGACCTGGTCGCGGCCGAGCCGGTCACCGCGAGCTGGGCCTCCGGATGCCAGGTCGACCCACTCGGGGTGCCGCTGTCCGACAAGGGTGACCTCCTCGTCGCGGCGACCCGCACGATGGTCGAGCACGGCGCGGACCTGGCCGAGGGCCTGTACCAGATCTGGGACACCGCGAAGTGGTTCGTCTCCAGCGAGGGCCACCGCATCGACCAGCGGATCCGCGAGTGCGGCGGCGGCATCTCGGCCACCTCGATCGGCGCGTCGGAGACGCAGCGCCGGTCCTGGCCGAGCTACCGGGGGCAGTACGGCACCACCGGCTGGGAGCTCGTCGAGTCGCTGGACCTGGCCGCGCACGCCGCCCAGATCGCCGAGGAGTCCCGGGCGCTGCTCACCGCGCCGGTCTGCCCGTCCGGCGAGACGGACCTGATCCTCGGCGGCGAGCAGTTGGCCCTCCAGATCCACGAATCGGTCGGGCACGCCATCGAGTTGGACCGGATCCTCGGCTGGGAGGCGGCGTTCGCCGGCACGTCCTGGCTGGACCTGGCCCAGCTCGGCGCGCTGCGGTACGGCTCCGAGCTGATGAACATCACCATCGACCCGACGATCCCCGGGGCGCTGGGCAGCTTCGGCTTCGACGACGAGGGCTCACCGGCGGTCAAGCGGGACGCGGTCCGCGACGGTCGCTGGGTGGGGGTGCTCGCCGGTCGGGACTCGGCGGCGATGGCCAACCTGGACTACGGCGGCAGCGTACGCGCCGACGGGTGGGCCCGGCTGCCGATGGTGCGGATGACGAACGTCGGCCTGGAACCCGGCCCGCACACCCTGGACGAGATCATCGCGGCGACCGACGACGGTGTGCTGATGGATATCAACCGATCCTGGTCGATCGACGACAAGCGGCTCAACTTCCAGTTCGGCTGCGAGATCGGCTGGGAGATCAAGAAGGGGCGGCGGGGGCGGATGCTGCGCAATCCCACGTACACCGGGATCGGCCCGCTGTTCTGGCGCTCGATGGACATGCTCTCGAACGAGACGGTTCCCTGGGGGACGCCCAACTGCGGCAAGGGCCAGCCGGGCCAGATCGGGCACACCGGCCACCCGGCCGCGCCGGCCCGGTTCCGCAACGTCCGGGTGGGAGTGTCCGCGTGA